In Streptococcus parauberis NCFD 2020, the sequence CATAAAGTGAACCAGCAACACTTGCTGTCATGGCAGCAAAAGCAAAGGTTGCTACTTTGATTTTAGTTGTATTAACTCCCATTGATTCAGCCGCAATTTCATCTTCACGAACAGAAATGACTTGACGACCAATTGAACTCTGTAAGAAATTCATGGTTAAAACAATGATGAGGACAACAAAGGCAAAAACTACTGGCCATGATGTGTAACGAAGAATCCCTGTTAAACCAGCTGCGCCATTGGTTACTTCTCCACCATTGACAATAGCGATTCGAATTATCTCAGCAACACCCAAAGTTGCAATAGCTAAGTAATCCCCTTTCAAACGTAAGGTCGGAAATCCAACTATTACCGCTACTAAGCCTGCAACTAATATTCCAACTAGCATTGAAACATAAAATCCTAAATAAGTTGGAATATTTTGTGTAATAATGGCTGTAGTATATGCCCCGATGGCCATAAAGCCAGCCTGTCCTAAAGGAAACTGACCAGAGAAACCAAGTACAAGGTTAGTTCCCATCGCCATAATAATTGAAATTCCAATCCCCATTAAAATCTGCACATAATAGGGACCTAAAATACCTTGACCAATAAGAAAACTAAGAACAAGGAAAATAACAGTAACTAAGACTGCCCATGATAAAATGGATGACATATTTTTTTTCATGACTATACCTTCTCCTTTACATTTTTTCCTAGAAGTCCGGCTGGTCTAATTAGTAAGATAATAATTAAGACAGCATACACAATAGCATCACGGTAACTTGATAAACCAATAGAAGTTGAAAATGTTTCCAAGAGACCGATGATAAAGCCACCTAGGGCTGCACCAGGAATAATCCCTATTCCTCCGAGAACGGCAGCTACGAAAGCTTTAATCCCTGGTGTCATACCCATTAATGGATTGATTGAATTATAGTATAAACCAATTAAGACCCCACCCGCACCTGCTAAGGCAGAACCTAAAGCAAAGGTGAAGCTTATTGTTGAATTGACATTAATTCCCATTAGTTGAGCAGCATCACTATCAACCGAAACTGCACGCATGGCTTTACCCATTTTGGTTTGTTTGACGATGAATTGCAGAGCAAGCATCAGCATAAGAGAAACCAACAAGATGGTTAATTGGACATTGGTCACGCTAATTGGTCCAAAGTTGTACTTGATGATTTTGAGAGCTTGTGGAAAAGCACGCGCTTCTGCACCCACAAAATAGACCATGCCATATTCTAGCAAGAATGAGACACCAATTGCTGTTATCAGCGCAGCAATTCTCGTCGAATTCCTTAGGGGTCGATAGGCTAAAAATTCAATTAACACCCCCAAGGTTGCTGTGGTAACCATTGTTAACAATAGGGTTACAAAAAAGTTTAAATGAAGTGTATTAATTAAATAATAGCCAATGAAGGCACCCATCATATAAATATCGCCGTGAGCAAAGTTGATGAGTTTGATGATCCCGTAGACCATTGTATAGCCGAGGGCCAACAAGGCGTAGACACTACCTAAGATTAGGCCATTTACAAGTTGTTGGAGCATATTTGTTACCGTTCTTT encodes:
- a CDS encoding branched-chain amino acid ABC transporter permease — encoded protein: MKKNMSSILSWAVLVTVIFLVLSFLIGQGILGPYYVQILMGIGISIIMAMGTNLVLGFSGQFPLGQAGFMAIGAYTTAIITQNIPTYLGFYVSMLVGILVAGLVAVIVGFPTLRLKGDYLAIATLGVAEIIRIAIVNGGEVTNGAAGLTGILRYTSWPVVFAFVVLIIVLTMNFLQSSIGRQVISVREDEIAAESMGVNTTKIKVATFAFAAMTASVAGSLYVGYIGTVVPKDFTIMRSIDYLIIAVLGGLGSMTGTILAAIVLGGLNMYLQSFSEVRMIVYSLALILVMVFKPGGLLGTKEFQFSKLFSNKTKEGR
- a CDS encoding branched-chain amino acid ABC transporter permease, with the protein product MLQQLVNGLILGSVYALLALGYTMVYGIIKLINFAHGDIYMMGAFIGYYLINTLHLNFFVTLLLTMVTTATLGVLIEFLAYRPLRNSTRIAALITAIGVSFLLEYGMVYFVGAEARAFPQALKIIKYNFGPISVTNVQLTILLVSLMLMLALQFIVKQTKMGKAMRAVSVDSDAAQLMGINVNSTISFTFALGSALAGAGGVLIGLYYNSINPLMGMTPGIKAFVAAVLGGIGIIPGAALGGFIIGLLETFSTSIGLSSYRDAIVYAVLIIILLIRPAGLLGKNVKEKV